From Thermogladius calderae 1633, a single genomic window includes:
- a CDS encoding D-aminoacyl-tRNA deacylase, which yields MIGIVYSVNDPAGAGAAAKLVRLGFKIAECRAVECWSRPGVTVAGFDEDVIEFDFLDDALPEAEYFIVLSRHSSQAGVKSYTVHHTGNFGGEALYGGRPGELGMANPVVAFGLLRELVKRAEMKGRLGEYRVSYEATHHGPTSLKKPLTFVEIGSSLTEWVDEVNQEILAESVASLLESGPVGCRPAIGIGGGHYPWKHTEYSLRENVCFGHLLPKYAIEYLSAEVLERMIKRTYGSVKLIVVEKKSTRLEHRMMIESFATSRGLEVVYI from the coding sequence TTGATCGGCATTGTTTACAGCGTCAACGACCCGGCAGGTGCGGGGGCTGCTGCTAAACTTGTCCGCCTCGGCTTTAAGATAGCGGAGTGCCGAGCTGTAGAGTGCTGGTCTAGACCCGGAGTGACGGTCGCCGGTTTCGATGAAGACGTAATAGAGTTCGACTTCCTTGACGATGCACTGCCGGAGGCAGAGTACTTCATCGTACTGTCTAGGCACTCCTCACAAGCCGGCGTCAAGAGCTACACGGTTCACCACACAGGGAACTTCGGCGGAGAAGCTCTCTACGGGGGTAGACCTGGAGAGCTGGGTATGGCTAACCCAGTGGTGGCGTTCGGTCTCCTCAGGGAGCTGGTAAAGAGAGCGGAGATGAAGGGTAGACTAGGCGAGTACAGGGTTAGCTACGAGGCTACACACCACGGACCGACCAGCCTGAAGAAGCCGCTGACATTCGTCGAGATCGGTAGCTCGCTAACCGAGTGGGTCGACGAAGTGAACCAAGAGATATTAGCCGAGAGTGTGGCCAGCCTCCTCGAGAGTGGGCCGGTTGGGTGCAGGCCTGCGATCGGGATCGGGGGCGGGCACTACCCGTGGAAACACACGGAGTACTCGCTTAGAGAGAATGTCTGCTTCGGACACCTTTTGCCGAAGTACGCAATTGAGTACTTGTCAGCTGAGGTACTGGAACGAATGATCAAGAGAACCTATGGGTCGGTCAAGCTCATCGTGGTAGAGAAGAAGAGCACTAGACTGGAGCACAGGATGATGATAGAGTCGTTTGCGACCAGTAGGGGACTGGAGGTCGTATACATATAA
- a CDS encoding tRNA(Phe) 7-((3-amino-3-carboxypropyl)-4-demethylwyosine(37)-N(4))-methyltransferase — translation MVVDSKSWYKFKRQLWSRLWEDLEIGYLDKDLLPVLVLFNLDRDVYTLSSCSGRIVVSDSKYPWSREESNIVLKKHVPLDYSDLDALLKKPVVRRLWLNATGPVIHLSTRDLRTAAYVLKVARLAGYKHSGVLSVNKHKGIIVELTTGVRFSTFLAETGNSLEGDDVRRLVEKANEILLYGKLMLNRLYEVARRHLPRVVDEEVERQVKARGGLLDKSPEEIFIDMMRRLNQFNYIEAYKRIASGLS, via the coding sequence TTGGTCGTCGACAGTAAGTCGTGGTACAAATTTAAGAGGCAGCTGTGGTCTAGGCTGTGGGAGGACTTGGAGATAGGGTACCTCGACAAGGACCTCCTACCAGTCCTCGTGTTGTTCAACCTCGACAGGGACGTCTACACTCTGAGTAGTTGCAGTGGGAGGATCGTTGTAAGCGACTCTAAGTACCCGTGGAGCAGAGAGGAAAGCAACATCGTGCTCAAGAAACACGTGCCACTAGACTACTCGGATTTGGACGCCCTACTCAAGAAGCCGGTCGTCAGGAGGCTCTGGCTAAACGCGACCGGCCCCGTCATACACTTGTCCACGAGAGACCTTCGTACAGCGGCTTACGTCCTAAAGGTGGCGAGGCTTGCCGGGTACAAGCACAGTGGAGTGTTGAGCGTGAACAAGCACAAGGGCATTATCGTCGAGCTGACTACTGGGGTTCGCTTTAGTACTTTCCTAGCGGAGACCGGCAACTCTCTCGAGGGTGACGACGTGAGGAGGCTTGTGGAGAAGGCGAACGAGATACTGCTTTACGGGAAGCTCATGCTGAACAGGCTATACGAGGTCGCTAGAAGACACCTGCCGCGTGTTGTCGACGAAGAAGTGGAAAGGCAAGTGAAGGCGCGGGGAGGACTATTAGACAAGTCACCGGAGGAGATATTCATTGACATGATGCGCCGGCTCAACCAGTTCAATTACATAGAGGCATACAAAAGAATCGCCTCTGGACTAAGCTAG
- the metG gene encoding methionine--tRNA ligase subunit beta, with protein MGLSNVVEYEDFAKLDLRVGLVKHAERVQGSKKLIKLVVDLGELGERQLVAGLAEFYKPEEFVNKYVIVVANLKPKKIFGLDSQGMILATDTETPVLLTVEKPVKPGSRIR; from the coding sequence ATCGGCTTGAGTAATGTGGTGGAGTACGAGGACTTCGCTAAACTAGACCTTAGGGTGGGGCTAGTGAAACACGCCGAGAGGGTTCAGGGCAGCAAGAAGCTGATCAAGCTGGTCGTCGACCTCGGTGAGCTAGGCGAGAGGCAGTTGGTAGCAGGGCTAGCCGAGTTTTACAAGCCCGAAGAATTCGTAAACAAGTACGTGATCGTAGTCGCGAACTTGAAGCCGAAGAAGATCTTCGGGCTCGATAGTCAGGGTATGATCCTGGCAACAGACACCGAGACACCCGTACTCTTAACTGTCGAAAAGCCCGTTAAGCCGGGTAGTCGTATCAGGTAA
- the sfsA gene encoding DNA/RNA nuclease SfsA, protein MLQVMRLGDLVCCSIIKRTTRFTVEVEVSGSLTTAYTNNTGRLLGYLTRGRVGYCLRARGGKHPLRLVAVEDGEYAALIDTRLQEEAFAETVRLGWLPWLAGCSILKRNPRVGSTVLDLMLDCQGKSTFVELKSAVMRLEEEFAAYPDAPTERGRLQIELLAELAKQGFRSIVVFIAGIPHARGFKFYCEVDREICRAVRKALEAGVEFRGVNLFMDVKGNAIVLGDADLPVDLSCCVQ, encoded by the coding sequence TTGCTTCAAGTCATGAGACTGGGCGACCTAGTGTGTTGCAGTATCATTAAAAGGACTACGAGGTTCACTGTCGAAGTCGAGGTCAGCGGTTCCTTAACTACCGCCTACACCAACAACACGGGGAGACTCCTAGGCTACCTGACGAGAGGTAGAGTCGGCTACTGCTTGAGAGCAAGAGGTGGCAAGCACCCGCTGAGGCTCGTGGCTGTCGAAGACGGCGAGTACGCAGCGCTCATAGACACGAGGCTTCAAGAAGAGGCTTTTGCGGAGACGGTGCGCCTAGGCTGGCTTCCGTGGCTTGCGGGTTGCTCTATTTTAAAGAGGAACCCCAGGGTTGGCAGCACAGTTTTAGACCTCATGCTGGACTGCCAGGGTAAGAGCACGTTCGTTGAGCTGAAGAGTGCCGTGATGAGGCTGGAGGAAGAGTTTGCCGCCTACCCCGACGCACCGACCGAGAGAGGTAGGTTGCAGATCGAACTTCTCGCCGAACTCGCGAAGCAGGGGTTTCGCTCAATCGTTGTCTTCATCGCAGGCATACCTCACGCCAGGGGCTTCAAGTTCTACTGCGAAGTAGATAGAGAGATCTGCAGAGCGGTCCGGAAAGCGCTAGAGGCCGGGGTGGAGTTCCGGGGCGTTAACTTGTTCATGGACGTTAAGGGCAACGCTATCGTTTTGGGGGATGCCGACCTTCCAGTGGACTTATCGTGCTGCGTACAATAG
- a CDS encoding acetate--CoA ligase family protein — translation MSLRRLFNPESIAVIGASRHPEKIGHIILKNLVDYGFKGKLYPVNPEAGEILGLKAYKSVLEIEDEVDVAIITVPADKVLQVAEECGRKGVKFLVVITSGFSEAGNEEGERRLVEIARRYGMRVLGPNIFGYAYTPNRINATFGPKEIAPGGISFLTQSGALGIALMGWTLMEELGMAALVSLGNMSDLDIVEISKYLADDENTKVITIYLEGLKPGSGKVFIEEMKKVIMKKPVILIKAGKSARGSVAVASHTGSLAGSGKVYEAAFKQAGILEAETIEEMFDWARAFSLLDLPRGDRTIILTNGGGVGVLATDAAEFHSVHLVDPSSTLKEKLKKTMPWFGSARNPVDLTGGAVADNYVQALEILENSDEVDNIIVLYCRTAVLDPVDLAKRLIEARKTMTKPLIAGFVGGEDVAKAIKLMNKNGIPAYPSPERAVGSLAAMLKYKKFKERLASAS, via the coding sequence TTGAGCCTGAGAAGGCTGTTCAACCCAGAGAGCATTGCCGTGATAGGCGCCAGTAGACACCCCGAGAAGATAGGTCACATCATCCTAAAGAACCTCGTCGATTACGGGTTTAAGGGCAAGCTGTACCCGGTCAACCCGGAGGCGGGGGAGATACTGGGCTTAAAGGCCTACAAGAGCGTTCTAGAGATAGAAGACGAAGTCGACGTGGCCATCATCACAGTACCCGCTGACAAGGTCCTTCAAGTAGCTGAAGAGTGTGGGAGGAAAGGCGTGAAGTTCCTGGTCGTGATAACGTCCGGGTTCTCCGAGGCAGGGAACGAGGAGGGCGAACGCAGGCTCGTCGAGATCGCGAGGAGGTACGGCATGAGGGTTCTCGGCCCCAACATATTCGGGTACGCTTACACGCCCAACAGGATCAACGCCACTTTCGGGCCGAAGGAGATAGCCCCCGGGGGTATATCGTTCCTGACGCAGAGTGGGGCCCTCGGTATCGCGTTGATGGGTTGGACTCTAATGGAGGAGCTGGGCATGGCGGCCCTTGTGAGTCTCGGTAACATGAGCGACTTGGACATCGTGGAGATCTCGAAGTACTTAGCAGACGACGAGAACACTAAAGTTATCACGATCTACCTCGAGGGCCTGAAGCCAGGGTCAGGAAAGGTCTTCATTGAGGAGATGAAGAAAGTAATCATGAAGAAGCCGGTGATTCTGATCAAAGCCGGGAAGTCTGCTAGGGGGTCGGTAGCCGTCGCTAGCCATACTGGGAGTCTGGCAGGTAGTGGCAAAGTGTACGAGGCGGCTTTCAAGCAGGCAGGGATACTAGAGGCTGAAACCATAGAGGAGATGTTCGACTGGGCGAGGGCGTTCTCCCTACTAGACCTCCCCAGAGGCGACCGAACGATCATACTCACAAACGGCGGGGGTGTAGGTGTTCTCGCCACAGATGCCGCTGAGTTCCACAGTGTTCACCTGGTAGACCCCAGTAGCACTCTCAAGGAGAAACTGAAGAAGACAATGCCCTGGTTTGGAAGTGCTAGGAACCCGGTCGACCTAACAGGAGGGGCTGTAGCAGACAACTACGTACAGGCGTTAGAGATACTCGAGAACTCTGACGAGGTCGACAACATCATAGTTCTGTATTGTAGGACTGCCGTCCTAGACCCGGTTGACCTCGCGAAGAGGTTGATTGAAGCGAGGAAGACGATGACGAAGCCGTTGATAGCTGGTTTTGTTGGAGGAGAGGACGTAGCAAAGGCCATCAAGTTGATGAACAAAAACGGTATCCCAGCCTACCCGAGCCCCGAGCGGGCTGTGGGCAGTCTAGCCGCGATGTTGAAGTACAAGAAGTTTAAGGAGAGGCTTGCCAGCGCTTCCTAG
- a CDS encoding metallophosphoesterase family protein, giving the protein MRVLVVHGLRGLHALARLVCLVSLKEGVDVALLAGDVKSPTIVRYLAESCGLRVMGFAGRLDNESVVRAFKDYGEYVESVVVKLGGKKVLNIGYNPLLERLRNAEEVDVLVTYFAPPESVQPGLALTSPLVDRLVARTRPRGVLITSCRETRRLGKFVCLGDASRGSYAIIDLGPPEPVIVTGTYLNSHLRSQI; this is encoded by the coding sequence ATGCGGGTCTTGGTAGTACACGGGCTCAGGGGTCTCCACGCGCTAGCACGCCTCGTGTGCTTAGTGTCCCTGAAAGAGGGCGTTGACGTCGCACTCTTGGCCGGAGACGTGAAGAGCCCTACTATAGTCAGGTACCTCGCGGAGTCCTGTGGTCTGAGAGTGATGGGTTTCGCTGGTAGATTAGACAACGAGAGCGTTGTCAGGGCTTTCAAAGACTATGGAGAGTACGTTGAGTCGGTAGTGGTGAAACTGGGGGGTAAAAAAGTGCTCAACATCGGTTACAACCCGCTGCTCGAGAGGCTTCGTAATGCTGAGGAAGTAGACGTACTGGTAACATACTTTGCCCCTCCCGAGTCTGTACAACCGGGGCTCGCTTTGACCAGCCCGCTCGTGGACAGGTTGGTAGCGAGGACTAGACCTCGCGGTGTGTTGATCACGAGTTGCAGAGAGACCAGGCGCCTCGGCAAATTCGTGTGCCTGGGCGACGCCTCGCGCGGGTCCTACGCGATCATCGACCTAGGCCCACCCGAGCCCGTAATTGTAACCGGTACGTACTTGAACAGTCATTTACGGTCGCAAATATGA
- a CDS encoding HAD family hydrolase, which translates to MDPSSVLLALDYDGVLVDSYRGVLDFYMRDLKELIGITREEAEFLLYMEFLGEGVGLMREDWWFKFIPRLTQELFDDLITRYWERRIEKTVVLPGVVESLKKARREGVLIAHVGYRDDIYGLKRERLAYDGLIDLFDEVVVVGEDYPTRHDAIVNLIDRYRPGRVLYVDDKAQNLYVMRNHLPPNVELYKVSFTSLFDFPWRNPGRVFKEFKNIYEVVEYAVGKRERAGRQPLA; encoded by the coding sequence ATGGATCCATCAAGTGTACTGCTGGCTTTAGACTATGACGGGGTCCTGGTAGACAGCTATAGGGGTGTACTCGATTTCTACATGAGGGATCTAAAGGAACTGATCGGTATTACAAGAGAGGAGGCAGAGTTCTTGTTGTACATGGAGTTCTTGGGCGAGGGGGTCGGGTTGATGAGAGAGGACTGGTGGTTTAAGTTCATACCACGCCTGACACAGGAGCTCTTCGACGACCTGATCACGAGGTACTGGGAGAGGAGGATCGAGAAGACGGTTGTCCTGCCAGGTGTTGTCGAGTCGCTGAAGAAGGCGAGAAGAGAGGGTGTCTTGATCGCCCACGTTGGCTATAGGGACGATATTTACGGCTTGAAGAGGGAGAGGCTAGCCTACGACGGGCTGATAGACCTCTTCGACGAGGTGGTGGTTGTCGGGGAGGACTACCCTACCAGGCACGATGCTATCGTCAACTTGATTGACAGGTACAGACCCGGGAGAGTCCTCTACGTGGACGACAAGGCACAGAACCTCTACGTTATGAGGAACCACCTCCCCCCAAACGTGGAGCTCTACAAGGTCTCGTTCACATCACTCTTCGACTTCCCCTGGAGGAACCCGGGAAGAGTCTTCAAGGAGTTCAAGAACATCTACGAGGTAGTCGAGTACGCGGTCGGAAAACGTGAACGGGCCGGGAGACAGCCTTTAGCGTAG
- a CDS encoding nicotinate phosphoribosyltransferase — MRLYTASPEEIRAGEITDIYFVRSKQILEAKKLEKKVRIEFHVMKLPRGYEWAVFTGLEEALWLLKDMPVTVYSLPEGTLFKAGEPLMLIEGYLHDIILYETALLGILRHYSSISTKAARLKRLAMDKTLLFFGLRAAHPAIAPMIDRAAYIGGFDAVSGAMSKKYLGVEPQGTMPHALIIAFGEQRAAWKAFDEVVDKSVPRIMLVDTFYDERIEAVEAAKLLGEKLSGVRLDTPSSRRGNMRAIVEEVRWTLDILGFKNVKIVVSGGIDEKEIVALRDIVDAFGIGTSVAVPPSVDISADIVEVYEEGRWKPVSKRGKLPGAKQLYRKRPGLDDKVLLFESGEAPEGYKPMLVKYAENGRLLVDKLPSPQEIRAYVLEQLREVPEPVLN, encoded by the coding sequence TTGAGGCTCTACACGGCGTCCCCTGAAGAGATACGGGCCGGGGAGATAACCGACATATACTTCGTCAGGAGCAAGCAGATTTTAGAGGCGAAAAAACTTGAGAAGAAGGTCAGAATAGAGTTCCACGTAATGAAGCTACCCAGGGGCTACGAGTGGGCCGTCTTCACTGGACTAGAGGAGGCTCTGTGGCTACTGAAAGACATGCCGGTCACAGTCTACAGCTTACCTGAGGGCACTCTGTTCAAGGCTGGCGAGCCCTTGATGCTCATCGAGGGCTACCTACACGACATCATCCTCTACGAGACCGCGCTACTCGGCATCCTCAGGCACTACTCCAGCATATCGACGAAGGCTGCTAGGCTGAAGAGGCTGGCCATGGACAAAACGCTCCTCTTCTTCGGTCTGAGAGCGGCACACCCAGCCATAGCGCCGATGATCGACAGGGCCGCGTACATAGGGGGCTTCGACGCTGTTTCGGGGGCTATGAGCAAGAAGTATCTCGGGGTAGAGCCTCAGGGTACGATGCCCCACGCTCTAATTATCGCCTTCGGCGAACAGAGGGCTGCCTGGAAAGCCTTCGACGAGGTGGTCGACAAGAGTGTGCCTCGTATAATGTTGGTAGACACCTTCTACGACGAGAGGATCGAGGCCGTCGAGGCCGCGAAGCTCCTAGGTGAGAAGCTCAGCGGTGTCAGGCTCGACACCCCTAGTTCGAGGAGAGGCAATATGAGGGCTATTGTCGAAGAGGTGAGGTGGACTCTCGACATCCTCGGGTTCAAGAACGTGAAGATCGTTGTGAGCGGCGGGATCGACGAGAAGGAGATCGTTGCTCTACGTGATATAGTGGACGCATTCGGGATCGGGACCAGTGTGGCTGTACCACCGAGTGTCGACATAAGCGCCGACATCGTCGAGGTCTACGAGGAGGGTAGATGGAAACCGGTTTCGAAGAGAGGTAAGCTACCGGGAGCGAAGCAACTCTACAGGAAGAGGCCCGGATTAGACGACAAGGTACTACTCTTCGAGTCCGGGGAGGCGCCTGAAGGGTACAAACCAATGCTCGTCAAGTACGCGGAGAACGGGAGGCTCTTAGTCGACAAGCTCCCGTCCCCGCAGGAGATTAGGGCTTACGTGCTGGAACAGCTCAGAGAAGTCCCGGAGCCCGTGTTGAACTAA
- a CDS encoding secondary thiamine-phosphate synthase enzyme YjbQ — MKIVTKQLRVSTSSKFQLVDITREVERVVEDSGVRNGLALIFAPHATAAVVLNEREAGLIEDIIQKIVEFTEPGHSKWRHNIIDDNAHAHIGSALFGQERVLPVVNGKLVRGTWQNIFLVEMDGPRRERSILITVMGE; from the coding sequence TTGAAGATTGTGACAAAACAGCTTAGGGTCTCGACGTCTAGCAAGTTTCAACTCGTTGACATCACCCGTGAAGTAGAGAGGGTCGTCGAGGACAGCGGGGTTAGAAACGGGCTTGCCCTCATTTTCGCCCCCCACGCCACCGCCGCTGTAGTTTTAAACGAGCGCGAGGCCGGGCTGATAGAGGACATAATCCAGAAAATCGTCGAGTTCACTGAGCCAGGTCACAGCAAGTGGAGGCACAACATCATAGACGACAACGCCCACGCGCACATAGGGTCTGCTCTCTTCGGCCAAGAGAGGGTTTTGCCTGTCGTCAACGGTAAGCTGGTCAGAGGTACCTGGCAGAACATATTCCTCGTGGAGATGGACGGTCCCCGCAGAGAGAGGAGCATACTAATCACAGTGATGGGTGAGTGA
- the hsp20 gene encoding archaeal heat shock protein Hsp20 — MTVVTDDWDYWRRRRRFFEDPFKYIEEMFDEMMEDIERIFREFERAPLDTKELEKRGFKLYGPYVYGFRVTIGPDGKPVIEEFGNVKRVKGRPMITEEREPLVDVFESDDEVTVVCELPGVDKDNISVEVGEDKKTLIIKASDTNRKYYKEVNLPTEVDPESAKASYKNGILEVKLKKAKVEKKGFKVKIE, encoded by the coding sequence GTGACAGTTGTGACCGACGACTGGGATTACTGGCGTAGGAGGCGTAGGTTCTTCGAAGACCCCTTCAAGTACATTGAAGAGATGTTTGACGAGATGATGGAAGACATCGAGAGGATATTCAGGGAGTTTGAGCGAGCACCACTCGACACCAAGGAGCTGGAGAAGAGGGGGTTTAAACTCTACGGCCCCTACGTTTACGGCTTCAGGGTGACGATCGGCCCCGACGGTAAACCAGTGATTGAGGAGTTCGGTAACGTTAAGCGCGTTAAGGGGAGGCCGATGATCACCGAGGAGAGGGAACCGTTGGTGGACGTTTTCGAGAGCGACGATGAGGTCACGGTAGTATGCGAGCTCCCGGGCGTTGACAAGGACAATATCAGCGTTGAGGTTGGAGAGGACAAAAAGACACTCATAATAAAAGCGAGTGACACGAACAGGAAGTACTACAAGGAGGTCAATTTACCCACTGAAGTAGACCCGGAGTCGGCGAAGGCCTCTTACAAGAACGGTATACTGGAGGTCAAACTGAAGAAGGCGAAGGTTGAGAAGAAGGGGTTCAAAGTCAAGATAGAGTAA
- a CDS encoding metallophosphoesterase, translating to MAVVSDTHDNIRAIKRVAERITEDGVKTVIHLGDIISPFAVRLLREVLRGVKVIGVLGNNDGDVLQLAKLFSEASWELYSGPKIIELGGRRVLILHGYGSIADTESLVTNLAKSMEVDAVFFGHTHKVMVERIQGRLVLNPGEVCGYLTGKSSFAFVDLDTMEASIQVEEAGV from the coding sequence GTGGCAGTGGTTAGTGATACCCACGATAACATACGGGCTATAAAGAGGGTCGCGGAGAGGATCACAGAGGACGGGGTCAAGACCGTTATCCACTTGGGCGACATCATATCACCTTTCGCGGTAAGGCTCCTCCGTGAGGTGTTGAGAGGTGTTAAGGTCATCGGGGTTCTGGGCAACAATGACGGCGACGTTCTACAGCTTGCAAAGCTCTTCTCCGAGGCCAGCTGGGAGTTGTACAGCGGGCCGAAGATAATAGAGTTAGGTGGCAGGAGAGTCCTTATTCTCCACGGTTACGGCAGTATAGCGGACACGGAGAGCCTGGTAACAAACCTAGCTAAAAGCATGGAAGTAGACGCGGTGTTTTTCGGCCACACCCACAAGGTGATGGTGGAGAGGATCCAGGGCAGGCTAGTCCTGAACCCGGGGGAGGTCTGCGGCTACTTGACGGGGAAGTCTTCTTTCGCATTCGTAGACCTCGATACAATGGAGGCGAGCATCCAGGTAGAGGAGGCTGGGGTGTGA
- the udp gene encoding uridine phosphorylase, translated as MTGERLSSASRPVSAEGRVYHLAVKPGDVSRYVLLPGDPERVPRIAKYWEKHWLVASHREYVTYSGYYKGVFISATSTGIGGPATAIAVEELAQVGADTLIRVGTTGALTREVKVGDLIISTGAVRLDGTSRQYVIPEYPAVASFEVVLALIGAAEELGVRYHVGLTASSDSFYVGQERPGFRGYLPPFQRGLIEFLRSVRVLNFEMEAATIFTLSNIYGLRSGAVCAAIANRETEEFIVDAGVEDAIKVANEAVKILSEWDSIASSRRRVFVTPSLIGEWFEKRRKT; from the coding sequence ATGACCGGTGAGAGATTGAGTTCCGCTAGCAGGCCTGTGAGTGCCGAGGGTAGGGTGTACCACCTAGCCGTGAAGCCAGGTGACGTATCCCGCTACGTCCTTTTACCGGGTGACCCCGAGAGAGTGCCGCGGATAGCCAAGTACTGGGAGAAGCACTGGCTTGTTGCGTCTCACAGGGAGTACGTGACTTACAGTGGTTACTACAAGGGGGTTTTTATCAGCGCTACTAGCACCGGGATCGGCGGTCCGGCCACAGCGATAGCCGTCGAAGAGCTGGCACAGGTAGGGGCCGACACGCTCATAAGGGTGGGCACTACCGGTGCCCTGACGAGAGAGGTCAAGGTGGGGGACTTAATCATATCCACGGGTGCCGTCAGGCTCGACGGCACAAGTAGGCAGTACGTGATACCAGAGTACCCCGCGGTAGCGTCTTTCGAAGTAGTACTGGCCCTCATAGGAGCAGCGGAGGAGCTGGGTGTAAGGTACCATGTCGGGTTGACCGCTAGTAGCGACAGCTTCTACGTCGGGCAGGAGAGACCTGGTTTCAGGGGCTACCTACCCCCATTCCAAAGGGGGCTAATAGAGTTCCTCAGGTCGGTGCGAGTCCTGAACTTCGAGATGGAGGCCGCGACTATATTCACGCTTTCAAACATCTACGGGCTTAGGTCTGGTGCAGTCTGTGCCGCGATAGCTAACAGGGAGACAGAGGAGTTCATTGTCGACGCGGGGGTCGAGGACGCGATAAAGGTCGCTAACGAGGCCGTCAAGATCCTGAGCGAGTGGGACAGCATCGCATCAAGCAGGAGGCGCGTGTTCGTGACCCCCTCGCTGATCGGTGAGTGGTTTGAAAAGAGGAGAAAAACATAG
- a CDS encoding carbohydrate kinase family protein, whose product MSGLKRGEKHSLRPVHVSVGNVNVDILFYVDKIPGPDESIYARDLIISPGGAALNYAVAATYYGHYAYLVASASNHVLVQKLLEEVKEIGVDTRYVKVVDEQPGVVAVFVTEKGERHMVKFRGANEFMTLNDIPRNLVKDASVVHLASVAPDIVEGLGTVAKSHGAIVAYDPGLYALETPEEVVRLSNKINVLYLNRSEARRMGVSNVLQALHRGVDMVVVKRGSEGAVVVTGGMRVLRGYSEPIRRVINATGAGDAFDAFFNAAYVDWGDPLKALLYALAAGALKTYCRGSTLCWDKHLFAKQLEKTTVEDQGRVDENKIGDFI is encoded by the coding sequence GTGAGTGGTTTGAAAAGAGGAGAAAAACATAGCCTGAGGCCCGTCCACGTCAGCGTGGGCAACGTAAACGTGGACATTCTGTTTTACGTAGACAAAATACCCGGCCCCGACGAGTCCATCTACGCTAGAGACTTGATCATAAGTCCGGGCGGGGCGGCGCTAAACTACGCGGTCGCCGCAACGTACTACGGGCACTACGCTTACCTCGTCGCGTCCGCGTCCAACCACGTTCTAGTCCAGAAGTTGCTCGAGGAAGTCAAGGAAATAGGGGTTGACACGAGGTACGTCAAGGTTGTCGACGAGCAACCAGGCGTCGTAGCAGTGTTTGTCACAGAGAAGGGTGAAAGGCACATGGTAAAGTTCAGAGGCGCCAACGAGTTCATGACGTTAAACGACATCCCTAGAAACCTCGTGAAGGACGCGAGCGTGGTACACCTAGCTTCTGTAGCCCCCGACATCGTAGAAGGGCTGGGAACAGTCGCGAAGTCTCACGGAGCAATTGTCGCTTACGACCCCGGACTTTACGCCCTCGAGACCCCAGAAGAGGTCGTTAGGCTGTCCAACAAGATCAACGTCCTCTACCTGAACAGATCGGAGGCCAGGAGAATGGGGGTGTCCAATGTACTCCAGGCTCTACACAGGGGCGTAGACATGGTGGTCGTCAAGAGAGGGAGCGAGGGTGCCGTTGTAGTCACGGGTGGTATGAGAGTTCTCAGAGGCTACTCGGAACCTATTAGGAGAGTAATTAACGCAACGGGTGCAGGCGACGCTTTCGACGCCTTCTTTAACGCCGCTTACGTCGACTGGGGTGACCCCCTCAAGGCACTCCTCTACGCGCTTGCCGCGGGGGCCCTCAAGACTTACTGCAGAGGTAGCACGCTATGCTGGGACAAACACCTCTTCGCGAAACAGCTCGAGAAGACTACCGTGGAGGATCAAGGTAGAGTTGACGAAAATAAAATAGGAGACTTCATTTGA